In Flavobacterium endoglycinae, one DNA window encodes the following:
- a CDS encoding DUF6427 family protein — translation MITSVFKKSTPLNYSLVVILILVFFFMFQIRETSWINSYFTIFQKVSLLCFIMASFFMVNFIVKKNGLTKDNGFAIFFYLLFVLFFPTIFNNSNVVYANFFLLLALRRLISLQSLKSSKEKIFDASFWIFVASLFQFWSILFLILVFISIVFHVSRDYRNWVLPFVALLAVAIIFLMISLMFHIDVIEFFQTRAVIDFKIDYFKNNYENGALSIYTAVALFFVFSMLTTLSNRPQIVHSSYKKIVACFFIAAAVYLISPDKSNDLLLFSIAPLTIMAASHVEYMQQKLNNEIVFYVLILCSLFTFFSQL, via the coding sequence ATGATAACAAGTGTTTTTAAAAAATCTACGCCATTAAATTATTCATTGGTTGTAATTTTAATACTGGTTTTCTTTTTTATGTTCCAAATTCGAGAAACGTCTTGGATAAATTCTTATTTCACAATATTCCAAAAAGTAAGTTTATTGTGCTTTATTATGGCTTCATTTTTCATGGTAAATTTTATTGTCAAGAAAAACGGACTCACTAAAGACAACGGATTCGCGATATTTTTCTACTTATTGTTTGTATTATTTTTTCCAACAATTTTCAATAATTCAAATGTTGTATATGCTAATTTCTTTCTTCTATTAGCACTTCGCAGATTGATTTCGCTTCAATCTTTAAAATCATCAAAAGAAAAAATATTTGATGCTTCATTTTGGATTTTTGTAGCTTCTTTATTTCAATTCTGGAGCATTCTCTTTTTAATACTCGTATTTATATCGATAGTTTTTCACGTTTCAAGAGATTATAGAAACTGGGTTTTACCTTTTGTAGCGCTTTTGGCAGTAGCCATTATTTTTTTAATGATCTCATTGATGTTCCATATTGATGTGATTGAATTTTTTCAAACACGAGCGGTGATCGATTTCAAAATTGATTATTTCAAAAATAATTATGAAAACGGAGCCTTATCGATTTATACAGCAGTGGCTTTATTCTTTGTATTTTCGATGTTAACAACATTATCAAATAGACCTCAAATTGTACATAGTTCATACAAAAAAATAGTTGCCTGCTTTTTTATTGCAGCAGCCGTATATCTTATTTCGCCAGATAAAAGCAACGATTTATTATTGTTTAGTATTGCGCCTTTAACTATTATGGCAGCAAGCCATGTAGAATATATGCAGCAAAAACTAAACAACGAAATTGTATTTTATGTGCTGATTTTGTGCAGCTTATTTACTTTTTTCTCTCAATTATAA
- the upp gene encoding uracil phosphoribosyltransferase has product MKIHYISENNSILNHFLGQIRNVNVQNDSMRFRRNIERIGEIMAYELSKILPYKNVEIQTPLGIKKTTEINTDLVLCPILRAGLPLHNGFLNYFDHAENSFVSACRHHPNNDHEFEILVEYQAISDLNNKTVLLLDPMLATGQSIVAVHKKLLENASPAEFHIVVVIAAPEGIAHLEKNLPENCHLWVASLDEKLNEKNYIVPGLGDAGDLAYGSKL; this is encoded by the coding sequence ATGAAAATTCATTATATATCTGAAAATAACAGCATTCTAAATCATTTCCTTGGACAGATTAGAAATGTAAATGTACAAAACGACAGTATGCGTTTTAGAAGAAATATTGAACGCATTGGTGAAATTATGGCTTACGAATTAAGTAAAATTTTGCCTTATAAGAATGTTGAAATTCAAACACCCCTTGGCATTAAAAAAACTACAGAAATTAATACCGATTTGGTTTTATGCCCGATTTTAAGAGCAGGATTACCGCTTCATAATGGGTTTTTAAATTACTTTGATCACGCCGAAAACAGTTTTGTTTCTGCCTGCAGACATCATCCAAATAACGATCACGAGTTTGAAATTTTAGTTGAATATCAAGCCATTTCAGATTTAAACAATAAAACGGTTTTACTTCTTGATCCCATGCTTGCAACTGGACAATCTATTGTAGCGGTGCATAAAAAATTACTTGAAAATGCTTCTCCAGCAGAATTTCATATTGTTGTGGTTATTGCTGCACCAGAAGGAATAGCGCATCTTGAAAAAAATCTTCCTGAAAACTGTCATTTATGGGTAGCTTCACTAGATGAAAAGCTAAATGAGAAAAATTACATTGTTCCAGGTCTTGGCGATGCCGGCGATCTTGCTTACGGAAGTAAATTATAA
- a CDS encoding phenylacetate--CoA ligase family protein has protein sequence MISLFDISLRLNGFPIKKAKSELEEIINLSEKEFAVFLENKKKEIVDFHLNNNSFYAALVGDTVVKNWGDLPLLNKQNLQKPLEERLSKGYSKKNIYLNKTSGSSGTPFVFGKDKYSHALTWSSIIMRFGWFGIDFNHSYQARFYGIPMDFIGYQKERIKDFLTHRFRFPVFDLSDQVLEKFLKKFRTKKFDYINGYTSSIVLFAKYLEQKNIVLKDICPTLKACFVTSEMLFESDKELLERQFGIPIIREYGASELDLIAFENAEGEWQVNSETLFVEILDENNNPVPHGTEGKIVITSLFNKAHPFIRYEIGDIGILDEKSTPQKPILKKLIGRTNDVAILPSGKKSPGLTFYYVTKSIIEDDGNVKEFIIKQTQLDTFEIEYVSEKELTSEQIHKIKQAINLYLEPNLSFSFTRKTVLERTNRGKLKQFQSYL, from the coding sequence ATGATTTCTCTATTCGACATTTCGCTTCGATTGAATGGTTTTCCTATCAAGAAAGCCAAATCTGAATTGGAAGAAATTATCAATTTATCTGAAAAAGAATTTGCTGTTTTTCTTGAGAATAAAAAAAAAGAAATTGTTGATTTTCATTTAAATAACAATTCATTTTACGCAGCATTAGTTGGCGATACAGTTGTTAAAAACTGGGGCGATCTTCCTCTTTTAAACAAACAAAATTTACAAAAACCACTGGAAGAAAGACTTTCAAAAGGGTATTCTAAAAAAAACATTTACCTCAACAAAACTTCCGGATCAAGCGGAACTCCTTTTGTTTTTGGTAAAGATAAATATTCTCACGCTTTAACTTGGTCTTCAATCATTATGCGTTTTGGATGGTTTGGAATTGATTTTAACCACTCCTATCAAGCACGTTTTTATGGAATTCCAATGGATTTTATTGGGTATCAAAAAGAACGCATCAAGGATTTTCTAACGCATCGTTTTCGTTTTCCAGTTTTTGATTTATCTGATCAAGTTCTTGAAAAATTTCTAAAAAAATTCAGAACTAAAAAATTCGATTACATTAATGGATATACGAGTTCTATTGTTTTGTTTGCTAAATATTTAGAACAAAAAAATATTGTTTTAAAAGATATTTGCCCAACTTTAAAAGCCTGTTTTGTTACTTCAGAAATGCTTTTTGAATCGGATAAAGAACTTTTGGAAAGACAATTTGGTATTCCAATTATCCGCGAATATGGTGCTTCTGAATTGGATTTAATTGCTTTTGAAAATGCAGAAGGCGAATGGCAGGTAAATTCGGAAACGCTTTTTGTCGAAATTTTAGATGAAAACAATAATCCTGTTCCACATGGAACCGAAGGTAAAATTGTGATTACTTCTTTATTCAACAAAGCACATCCTTTCATTCGATATGAAATTGGCGACATTGGAATTCTCGATGAAAAAAGCACACCTCAAAAACCAATTCTTAAAAAACTTATTGGCCGAACAAATGACGTTGCCATTTTACCAAGCGGCAAAAAATCGCCTGGATTGACGTTTTATTATGTAACCAAAAGCATTATTGAAGATGATGGAAATGTCAAAGAATTCATTATCAAACAAACTCAATTAGACACTTTTGAAATTGAATATGTTTCTGAAAAAGAATTAACTAGTGAACAAATTCATAAAATCAAACAAGCAATCAATTTATATTTGGAACCAAATTTAAGCTTCAGTTTTACCCGAAAAACGGTTTTAGAAAGAACAAATCGCGGTAAACTAAAACAGTTTCAATCTTATTTATAA
- a CDS encoding DUF6341 family protein, with product MTAFFEGIQYLFVNILFWPLDQLRKLELITWFGANTINWLFMIICACAIVYWIKQLRIFDDAGTENQDTTAHSFLK from the coding sequence ATGACAGCTTTTTTTGAAGGAATACAATACTTATTCGTTAACATTTTGTTTTGGCCACTTGATCAACTACGTAAGCTAGAACTAATTACATGGTTTGGTGCTAACACTATCAACTGGCTTTTTATGATCATCTGCGCATGTGCAATCGTTTATTGGATTAAACAATTACGCATTTTTGATGATGCTGGAACAGAAAACCAAGATACAACAGCTCATTCATTTTTAAAATAA
- the purD gene encoding phosphoribosylamine--glycine ligase produces MTILLLGSGGREHAFAWKMTQSPLCEKLFVVPGNAGTAAIAENVAISPTDFEAVKALVLKENISLVVVGPEDPLVKGVYDYFKNDESLKNIPVIGPSKLGAQLEGSKEFAKEFLMKHNIPTAAYDSFTAETVEKGCEFLETLQPPYVLKADGLAAGKGVLIIQDLEEAKTELRNMLVHAKFGTASSKVVIEEFLDGIELSCFVLTDGKNYKILPTAKDYKRIGEGDTGLNTGGMGAVSPVPYVDAVLMEKIETRIVKPTIEGFQKDGIEYKGFVFIGLINVKNEPIVIEYNVRMGDPETEVVVPRLKSDLVELFLSVADQKLGYFNLEVDPRSATTVMVVSGGYPEDFEKGKVISGLENVTDSIVFHAGTKLDGENVVTNGGRVIAITSYGDNFQEAIKKSYQNIDKLSFDKMYFRKDIGFDLI; encoded by the coding sequence ATGACAATTTTACTATTGGGATCAGGCGGAAGAGAACATGCATTTGCATGGAAAATGACTCAAAGTCCGCTTTGCGAAAAACTTTTTGTAGTACCAGGAAATGCAGGAACCGCTGCAATTGCCGAAAATGTTGCCATATCTCCAACTGATTTTGAAGCAGTAAAAGCATTAGTGCTTAAAGAAAATATAAGTTTAGTAGTCGTAGGACCAGAAGATCCTTTGGTTAAAGGGGTTTACGATTATTTTAAAAACGACGAAAGTTTAAAAAATATTCCAGTTATTGGACCATCTAAATTAGGTGCACAATTAGAAGGAAGTAAAGAATTTGCAAAAGAATTCTTGATGAAACACAACATTCCAACTGCAGCTTATGATAGCTTTACTGCTGAAACAGTAGAAAAAGGATGTGAGTTTTTAGAAACTTTACAACCTCCTTACGTTTTAAAAGCTGACGGATTAGCAGCTGGAAAAGGTGTTTTGATTATTCAGGATCTTGAAGAAGCAAAAACCGAATTAAGAAACATGCTGGTTCATGCAAAATTTGGAACAGCAAGTTCAAAAGTGGTTATCGAAGAATTTTTGGACGGAATCGAATTAAGCTGTTTCGTTTTGACCGACGGGAAAAACTATAAAATTCTTCCAACAGCAAAAGATTACAAAAGAATTGGAGAAGGAGATACAGGTTTAAACACAGGCGGAATGGGAGCAGTTTCTCCAGTTCCTTATGTTGATGCCGTTTTGATGGAAAAAATTGAAACTCGTATCGTAAAACCAACTATCGAAGGTTTCCAAAAAGACGGAATCGAATATAAAGGTTTTGTTTTCATTGGTCTAATTAACGTGAAAAACGAACCAATCGTTATTGAGTACAACGTAAGAATGGGTGATCCGGAAACAGAAGTAGTTGTGCCAAGATTGAAATCAGATTTAGTAGAATTGTTCTTATCTGTTGCTGATCAAAAATTAGGATACTTTAATTTAGAGGTTGATCCAAGAAGTGCCACAACGGTAATGGTAGTTTCTGGCGGATATCCTGAAGATTTTGAAAAAGGAAAAGTAATTTCTGGATTAGAAAATGTAACAGATTCTATAGTTTTTCACGCAGGAACAAAATTAGATGGCGAAAATGTCGTTACTAATGGAGGACGTGTAATTGCTATAACATCATACGGTGATAATTTCCAAGAGGCAATAAAAAAATCTTACCAAAACATAGATAAACTAAGCTTTGATAAGATGTATTTTAGAAAAGATATCGGTTTCGATTTAATCTAA
- a CDS encoding DUF5687 family protein, protein MIKKFIYLEWKAFIRSASFNKNLAMKILLGFLMIYFSLIFIGMGVGLFYVLKDMKLEPFVTVNRFLVYYFLFDLLIRLLLQSIPVLNIKPLLVLPFKKPTIVHFSLGKTALSFFNWMHALFFVPFSVVLILNGYDVVGIVFWHLGAMALIYINNFLNIILSNIDKLFVAFIVLILGLGGAQYYHLFDVTKITTPFFQSLYDIEGIFLIPILTLIGLYVFTFNYFKKNLYLDAGLSIKQDIASTENLSWLNQFGTVGTFLKNDIKLIKRNKRSKTTIVMSIFFLFYGLLFFSGGIETYDKPVMHLLAGIFVSGGFLFVFGQFVPSWDSSYYQLMMTQNIPYRGYIMAKWWLIVIATIVSTILCSFYLYFGLHIYITIVVAAIYNIGVNSHLVLLGGAFTKTPIDLSNAGGAFGDKKAFNVSAMLLTLPKILLPLFLYGIGIYFNNNNLGLALVALTGILGFVFKDKVFSLIEKRYKIEKYSTISAYKQKN, encoded by the coding sequence ATGATTAAAAAGTTTATTTATCTTGAATGGAAAGCCTTTATAAGATCGGCGTCGTTTAATAAAAATCTGGCGATGAAAATTTTACTCGGGTTTTTGATGATTTATTTTTCATTAATTTTTATCGGAATGGGTGTTGGCTTATTTTATGTTCTTAAAGACATGAAATTGGAACCTTTTGTCACCGTAAACAGATTCTTGGTTTACTATTTTTTATTTGATTTATTAATTCGTTTGCTGCTGCAATCTATTCCTGTTTTAAACATCAAACCGTTATTGGTTTTACCGTTTAAAAAACCAACAATTGTTCATTTTTCATTAGGAAAAACCGCATTGTCATTTTTTAACTGGATGCATGCGTTGTTTTTTGTTCCGTTTTCAGTTGTATTGATTTTAAATGGTTACGATGTTGTTGGAATTGTTTTTTGGCATTTAGGAGCAATGGCTCTCATTTATATCAATAACTTTCTGAATATCATTCTAAGCAATATCGATAAACTATTTGTTGCCTTTATAGTTTTAATCCTCGGTTTGGGAGGCGCGCAATACTATCACTTATTTGATGTAACAAAAATTACAACTCCATTTTTTCAAAGTCTTTATGACATCGAAGGAATATTTCTAATTCCGATTTTAACCTTAATCGGATTGTATGTTTTTACTTTTAATTATTTCAAAAAGAACTTATATCTCGATGCAGGACTTTCTATAAAACAAGATATTGCTTCAACAGAAAATCTTTCATGGCTCAATCAGTTTGGAACTGTAGGAACGTTTCTTAAAAATGATATTAAACTCATTAAAAGAAATAAAAGATCCAAAACCACTATTGTCATGAGTATATTCTTTTTGTTTTATGGACTCTTATTTTTTTCTGGAGGAATTGAAACGTATGATAAACCAGTAATGCATCTTTTGGCTGGGATTTTTGTTTCGGGCGGATTTTTGTTTGTCTTTGGTCAATTTGTACCAAGCTGGGATAGTTCGTATTACCAATTAATGATGACACAAAATATTCCGTATCGCGGTTACATCATGGCAAAATGGTGGTTGATAGTTATTGCTACCATTGTGTCTACAATTTTGTGTTCATTTTACTTATACTTTGGCTTGCATATTTATATAACGATTGTGGTTGCCGCAATTTACAATATCGGAGTTAATTCGCATTTGGTATTATTAGGAGGTGCATTTACTAAAACACCAATCGATTTAAGTAATGCAGGCGGTGCATTTGGCGATAAAAAAGCTTTCAATGTGAGCGCAATGCTGCTTACGTTGCCAAAAATTTTACTGCCATTGTTTCTTTACGGAATCGGAATTTATTTTAACAACAACAATCTCGGATTAGCATTAGTAGCTTTAACAGGAATCTTGGGATTTGTTTTTAAAGACAAAGTTTTTTCTTTAATCGAAAAAAGATATAAAATAGAAAAGTACAGTACGATAAGTGCTTACAAACAAAAGAATTAA
- a CDS encoding ORF6N domain-containing protein, whose protein sequence is MDDHSLLSEETISNKIYFIRRQKVMLDFDLALLYEVETKRLNEQVKRNLSRFPEDFMFQLSEDEYISLRSQFATLKKGRGEHQKYLPFAFTEHGVLMLSSVLKSDKAIQTNIQIMRIFTKVRQMLLDTTEIKVDILQIQKKLENHDKNIELVFSYLDELTEKKENEEERVKIGYKK, encoded by the coding sequence ATGGACGATCATTCTTTACTTTCTGAAGAAACAATTTCTAATAAAATATATTTCATTCGCAGACAAAAAGTGATGCTCGATTTTGATTTGGCTTTACTTTATGAAGTTGAAACCAAAAGGCTAAATGAACAAGTCAAAAGGAATTTATCTAGATTTCCCGAAGATTTTATGTTTCAATTAAGTGAAGATGAATACATTTCTTTAAGGTCGCAATTTGCGACCTTAAAGAAAGGAAGAGGAGAGCATCAAAAATACTTACCTTTTGCCTTCACTGAACATGGAGTTCTAATGTTATCAAGTGTTTTAAAAAGCGACAAAGCAATCCAAACCAATATTCAAATTATGCGGATTTTTACTAAAGTGAGACAAATGCTTTTGGATACTACTGAAATAAAAGTTGATATTCTTCAGATTCAGAAGAAGTTAGAGAATCATGATAAAAATATAGAATTAGTGTTTTCTTATTTGGACGAATTAACTGAGAAAAAAGAAAATGAAGAAGAAAGAGTAAAAATTGGATATAAAAAGTAA
- a CDS encoding 2Fe-2S iron-sulfur cluster-binding protein encodes MPSFLKLIIKEVKRETANAVSVLFNVPEELKPDYKFIAGQYINLKLTLDNQEIRRAYSICSAPDSGELRIAVKAVKNGLFSQFANTTLKAGDVLEVGQPEGKFTFEPDAERQKNYAAFVAGSGITPVLSILKSVLKNEPKSSFVLVYGNRTPEETIFHQELHDLQLQYVGRFFVHYVFSQAKVENALFGRIEKSSVNYVLNNKHKELEFDKFYLCGPEEMINTVSNVLKEKNVKESAIKFELFTSSSEENVIQGSQEGHTKITVLVDDEETTFEMSKKQTILDAALKQGVDAPYSCQGGICSSCLGRVTVGSAEMTKNSILTDGEIAEGLILTCQAHPTSETIYVDYDDV; translated from the coding sequence ATGCCTTCATTCTTAAAACTTATAATTAAAGAGGTTAAACGCGAAACTGCCAATGCTGTTTCGGTACTTTTTAATGTTCCTGAAGAACTTAAGCCAGACTATAAATTTATTGCTGGACAATATATAAATTTAAAATTAACTCTCGACAATCAAGAAATCAGACGTGCTTATTCAATTTGTTCTGCGCCAGACAGCGGTGAATTACGAATTGCTGTAAAAGCGGTAAAAAATGGTCTTTTTTCTCAGTTTGCCAATACAACTCTAAAAGCAGGAGATGTTCTTGAAGTGGGACAGCCGGAAGGAAAATTTACTTTTGAGCCGGATGCTGAAAGACAAAAAAATTATGCTGCATTTGTAGCAGGAAGCGGGATTACACCAGTTCTTTCTATTTTAAAATCAGTTTTAAAAAATGAGCCGAAAAGTTCATTTGTACTGGTTTACGGAAATAGAACTCCAGAAGAAACGATCTTTCATCAGGAACTTCATGATTTACAATTACAATACGTAGGCCGATTTTTTGTGCATTATGTATTCAGCCAGGCGAAAGTTGAAAATGCATTATTTGGGCGAATTGAGAAATCTTCTGTCAATTATGTATTGAACAACAAACACAAAGAACTGGAATTTGATAAATTCTACTTGTGTGGTCCTGAAGAAATGATTAATACGGTTTCGAATGTTTTGAAAGAGAAAAATGTAAAAGAATCAGCTATTAAGTTTGAACTTTTTACATCTTCTTCTGAAGAAAACGTGATTCAAGGTTCTCAGGAAGGACACACAAAGATTACGGTTTTAGTGGACGATGAAGAAACTACTTTTGAAATGTCAAAAAAACAAACCATTCTTGATGCTGCCCTAAAACAAGGTGTTGACGCTCCTTATTCTTGTCAAGGCGGGATTTGCAGCAGTTGTTTAGGACGTGTAACTGTAGGATCTGCTGAAATGACTAAAAACTCTATTTTAACAGACGGCGAAATTGCCGAAGGTTTAATCTTAACTTGTCAAGCGCATCCAACTTCAGAAACTATTTATGTAGATTACGACGACGTATAA
- a CDS encoding glycosyltransferase family 9 protein, producing MRLSAMGDVAMTVPVLRAFVKQYPTVKLTVISRPFFKPFFDGIPNLEFFAFDEKERHKGFPGLLRLFKDVQQLKIDAFADLHNVLRSKIVSLLFALSGKKRATVDKGREGKKELTRDENKVFKQLPTMFERHAKVFEELGFPLDLSNPIFPEKPVLSTDILEIIGNGNSKLIGIAPFAQYDSKVYPLDLMKEVIEKLAENPSNKILLFGGGKKEIEILESLSQPFDNVINMAGKIKFQQELQLISNLDVMLSMDSGNAHIAAMLGVKVVTLWGATHPYAGFLPFNQSLENAITSDRNQYPKLPTSVYGNKMVEGYENAMRTISPEDVVSKINKLI from the coding sequence ATGAGACTATCCGCAATGGGAGATGTCGCCATGACGGTTCCTGTTTTACGAGCTTTTGTAAAACAATATCCAACCGTAAAATTGACGGTTATTTCTCGTCCGTTTTTTAAACCCTTTTTCGACGGAATTCCAAATCTAGAATTTTTTGCTTTTGATGAAAAAGAGAGACACAAAGGATTTCCTGGACTTTTGCGTTTGTTTAAAGATGTGCAACAATTGAAAATTGATGCTTTTGCAGATCTTCATAATGTTTTACGATCTAAAATAGTGAGTTTACTTTTCGCTTTAAGCGGCAAAAAAAGAGCAACTGTTGATAAAGGTCGTGAAGGAAAAAAGGAATTGACAAGAGACGAAAATAAGGTTTTCAAACAATTGCCAACCATGTTCGAAAGACACGCAAAAGTGTTCGAAGAACTCGGTTTTCCATTAGATTTATCAAATCCAATATTTCCAGAGAAACCAGTTTTAAGCACTGATATTTTAGAAATTATCGGTAACGGAAACTCAAAGTTAATTGGAATTGCGCCTTTTGCGCAATACGATTCTAAGGTGTATCCTTTAGATTTGATGAAAGAAGTAATTGAAAAATTAGCCGAAAATCCATCAAATAAAATTTTACTTTTTGGCGGCGGAAAAAAAGAAATCGAAATTTTAGAATCGCTTTCTCAGCCTTTTGATAATGTAATTAATATGGCTGGAAAAATTAAATTTCAGCAGGAATTACAATTAATCAGCAATCTCGATGTCATGCTTTCTATGGATTCAGGCAACGCACATATTGCCGCAATGCTTGGTGTAAAAGTGGTTACACTTTGGGGCGCAACACATCCATATGCAGGATTTTTGCCATTCAATCAAAGTTTAGAAAACGCAATTACTTCAGACCGAAATCAATATCCAAAACTGCCAACTTCGGTTTATGGAAATAAAATGGTTGAAGGTTATGAAAATGCCATGAGAACAATTTCTCCAGAAGATGTGGTTTCTAAAATCAATAAATTGATTTAA
- a CDS encoding ABC transporter ATP-binding protein, whose product MIQVNELSKKYNGTTVLNIKNLEIPKGQSFGLVGNNGAGKTTFFSLLLDLIQPSTGYIKSNDIQVNTSENWKTFTGSFLDESFLIGYLTPEEYFYFIGDLRHQNKADIDALLQKHEEFFNGEILNNKKYLRDLSKGNQKKVGIIATLIGNPEVVILDEPFANLDPTTVSRLKKIIKELADDPNVTILVSSHDLQHTVEVCDRIVALNKGEIVKDIQTSKETLQELESFFAV is encoded by the coding sequence ATGATACAAGTAAACGAGCTTTCAAAAAAATATAACGGCACAACAGTTTTAAATATTAAGAATCTTGAAATTCCAAAAGGACAAAGTTTTGGTTTGGTAGGAAATAATGGCGCTGGAAAAACAACTTTTTTCAGTTTGCTTTTAGATCTTATTCAGCCTTCAACTGGATATATTAAAAGCAATGACATTCAGGTAAATACAAGCGAAAACTGGAAAACTTTTACAGGTTCTTTTTTAGATGAAAGTTTCTTAATTGGTTATTTAACTCCAGAAGAATATTTTTATTTTATTGGAGATCTACGTCATCAAAATAAAGCAGATATTGATGCACTTTTACAAAAACACGAAGAATTTTTTAACGGGGAAATTTTAAACAATAAAAAATACCTGCGTGATCTTTCAAAAGGAAATCAGAAAAAAGTGGGAATCATCGCCACACTTATTGGCAATCCAGAAGTAGTAATTTTAGATGAACCTTTTGCCAATCTAGATCCCACAACTGTAAGCCGTTTGAAAAAAATTATTAAAGAGTTAGCTGACGATCCTAATGTTACTATTTTGGTTTCAAGCCACGATTTACAGCATACCGTAGAAGTATGTGATCGAATTGTAGCGCTCAATAAAGGTGAAATTGTAAAGGATATTCAAACCTCAAAAGAAACCTTACAAGAATTGGAATCGTTTTTTGCAGTTTAA
- a CDS encoding DUF4254 domain-containing protein, with protein MFSKLAYSVFEQSIKDYHQFDNVDQPINNPYPKDKFEHLLYLKNWIDTVQWHFEDIIRDPQIDPVAALTLKRRIDASNQERTDMVEYIDSYFLQKYSHVKAKEGAKINSESPAWAFDRLSILALKIYHMNEEATRAEASQEHRDKCQEKLNVLLEQRTDLSTAIEELLTDIENGDKFMKVYKQMKMYNDDELNPVLYQNKK; from the coding sequence ATGTTTTCAAAATTAGCATATTCTGTTTTCGAACAAAGCATTAAAGATTATCATCAATTTGATAATGTTGACCAGCCGATAAACAATCCTTATCCGAAAGATAAATTTGAACATTTATTATATCTAAAAAATTGGATTGACACTGTTCAATGGCATTTTGAAGATATCATTCGTGATCCACAAATTGATCCGGTTGCAGCTTTAACGTTAAAAAGAAGAATCGATGCTTCTAACCAAGAGCGTACCGATATGGTTGAATATATCGACAGTTACTTTTTGCAGAAATACAGCCATGTAAAAGCAAAAGAAGGAGCAAAAATCAACTCTGAAAGTCCAGCTTGGGCATTTGACAGATTATCAATTTTAGCATTGAAAATTTATCATATGAATGAAGAAGCAACTCGTGCAGAAGCTTCTCAAGAGCACAGAGATAAATGTCAGGAAAAGTTAAATGTACTTTTAGAACAAAGAACAGATTTATCGACAGCAATCGAAGAATTATTGACTGACATTGAAAATGGTGACAAATTCATGAAAGTGTACAAACAAATGAAAATGTACAACGACGACGAGTTAAACCCAGTTTTATATCAAAATAAAAAATAA